TCACTTCTTCCCACAGTGCGGCCTGTTTGAGCGAGCGCTCGACGGTCTCGTCGAGAACACGGCGATTGCGAAATCCATTCAGCTTTAGGCCGCTGACGACGTTATCGTAGATAGACATCGTAGGGAAAGGGTTCGGCCGCTGGAAGACCATGCCGACGCGGCGGCGAATCTCTACGGGAGAAGCATCCCTGTAGATGTCTACTTCCCCCATTTTCACTGTGCCTTCAGCGCGGGCGATCGGGTTGGTCTCGTGCATGCGGTTCAGGCAGCGCACGAAAGTGGACTTACCGCAGCCGGAAGGGCCGATGAGAGCGGTGGCGTGGTTGGCGGGGATGTGCAGATTAATGTCCTGCAACGTGTGGTTCGTGCCATACCACGCATTCAAGTCCTGAACTAAGATGCCGACTCCCACTAACTTCCTCCTTTGAGCACGCCGCGATTGGCGTAGATGCGCACGAGCGTAACCGAAACCATGATGAGGGCGATGAGAACCAGAGCACCAGCCCATGCCAACCGATGCCACTCATCGTACGGTCCGGTAGCGTACGCAAATATCTGTAACGGCAGCGCGGCGATAGGCTGGTTTAACTTCACGCTCCAGAACTGGTTTCCGAGCGCGGTAAACAGCAGGGGAGCTGTCTCGCCGGCCACACGAGCAAAGGCCAGCATGCAGCCGGTGATGATGCCGGGCGAAGCCGTTCGCAGACTGACTGAGAGGATCGTGCGCCACTTGGGGACTCCCAACCCCAGGGCCGCTTCACGAATCGCGTGAGGCACGGTCGCCAGCATCTCCTCGGTGGTGCGCGTGACAGTAGGGATCATCATGATGCCGAGCGCAATGCCTCCGGCCAACGCAGAGAAGTGCTTTTGCTGTATCACAACCAGCGAATAGATCGAGATCCCCATCACAATGGACGGCACGCCGTTGAGCACATCCGCGGTAAAGCGCACAGCATTGCCCAGCATCTTGCCGCCGCCAAACTCCGCGAGATACACGCCAGCGGCAATCCCGATGGGAATTCCAAAAAAACTTGCCAAGATAAGGATGATGCCCGAGCCAACGATGGCGTTCGCCATGCCGCCACCCTCCTCGCCAACCGGAGCGGGAACGTGTGTAAAGAAGGCGAGGTTGAGCGAGCGAGCGCCTTTGTAAACCAGGTAGAACAGGATAGCGGCGAGGGGGGCCAACACTAGTAGGGTTGCCAGAATCGCCAGCCCACTGACGATATAGTTTGCGGCCGTACGACGCACTGCATTGGTGCGCGATGGTTTGCGAGGAAGCCCCAGAGGCTGACTGGCGATCGGTTGCGTACTCATCAGGCGACCCTCGACGGCGCACCACGCGTAACAGCCCAGACCATCAGACGGGCGATCGCGTTGACGACGATGGTGACGAGAAAGAGTGCGAGGCCGATCTCGATGAGAGCGCTAAGGTAAAGATCACCCGTGGCCTCGGAGAACTCTCCTGCAATGACGCTGGCCAGCGTGTTCCCCGGAGCAAAGAGACTCTTGTTGATCTCCGCGTGGTTGCCAATCACCATCGTGACGGCCATCGTCTCGCCGAGAGCGCGGCCGAGGCCGAGCATCACGGCTCCTACGATGCCGATACGCGAGTTGCGCAGCACACCGATGCGGATCATCTCCCACTTCGTCGCACCGAGCGCAAGCGCTGCTTCACGCTGGCTGTTCGGCACTGCAGTCATAATGTCGCGCGTCAGCGAGGAGATAATCGGAAGAATCATAATGGCCAGAATGATGCCGGCCGTCAGGATGCCGACACCGAAGTTTGAGCCTTCAAAAAATCCTGTCCAGCCTAGTGTCTTGTAGAGGAATGGCCCCACAACATCGCGCATCAACGGCACCAGGATGAAGACGGCCCACAGACCGTAGACGACGCTGGGGATTGCGGCGAGCAGTTCGGTGAGAAACGAGATTGGTCCGCGGAGAGGACGTGGGCAGAGCTCGGTAAGAAAGATCGCCACACCGAGTGCCAGCGGAACCGCCATAAGCAGCGCAAGTAATGACGTCACAAGTGTGCCGTAGATAAACGGCAGAGCGCCGAAGTCGCCGGAGACGGGATCCCATGCCTGACGCGTGAAGAACTTCCATCCAAACTGGGCCAGGCTGAGGTGGGATCGAAGGATCAGGATGACGAAGATGAACAGAACGATGAGGAAGATGCTGCAGGCGCACAACAGCATCAGTGCAGCAAAACTGTTGTCGGCGGCCCGTCCGCTTCCTCGCTGGTTCAGGAAGGAACGTATCACCGAAGGAGCAGCATCGTCTGGGGGTGGCGCGGCTGCCGGCTGAGAGATAGCAGGCGGCATCGGCAGAAGAGACCCGGGTTCTCGTTCGGTCGTCATGCGACTGGGAGACACAATTCTGTTCCTGAAGATTCGGTGGCTTTTGCAGCTCGATTGTATCCGGCGCGATGGATTCCCGGCCGGAGATGGTACGCCGCACGAGGCCTAAAGATGACGGCTCCGTGCGGCGTTCTGGCTATTTGATCTGGGAGACGGTCTTGCGGACCATGTCCTGAACCTGTTTGGGCAGCGGAGCATAGCTCAGTGAGGAAGCCTCGCTCTCGCCGCGGTCGAGCATCCACGTCAGAAAGGCGGTGAGAGTCTTCGTCTTCGCCGCATCTCCGTGGGTTGGGATTAGGAGCCAGGTGAAGCTCGAGATGGGATAGGAAGTCGCACCGGGAGCGTTCGTGATCGAGACGCGATAGTCTGCGGGCATCGCTTTGGCGGAAGCAGCCGCAGCGGCGGTGACACCGTCGGTTGAAGCCTTCACGAACTTACCAGCGGCGTTCTTCACCGCACCGAATGCCATCTTGTTCTGAAGCGCATAGATCAGCTCGACGTAGCCAAAGGAGTAGGGCGTCTGACGCACCATGCCGGCAACGCCCTCATTTCCCTTCTGGCCGATGCCAGCCTGCCACTTTACAGAAGTGCTCTTGCCGACCCTGCTGTTCCAATCCGGGCTGACCTTCGAGAGGAAGTCCGTGAAGATGTAGGTCGTGCCGCTCCCCTCTGAGCGATAGATGGGAAGAATTGGCTTATCAGGCAGGCTGACTCCGGGATTGTCCTTTGCGATGCGGCTATCGTTCCACTTGGAGATCTTGCCGAGGTAGATGTCAGCGATGACGTCGCCAGAGAAGTTCAGATCCTTGTTCACGCCGGGAACGTTGTACACCGGGACCACGGCGCCGAGCACCGTCGGAATGTGCTGAACCTTAACCTTGCCATCGGCGATCTGCTGATCGTTCATTGGGCCGTCGGTGGCGCCGAAGTCGACGGTGCCCTCAGAGACCTGGCGAATTCCACCGCCCGAACCAATCGGCTGGTAGTTCAGCTTCACGTCTGGATGCTGCTGGCTGTACTCGGTGAACCACTTTGAGTAAATCGGATACGGAAAGGTCGCGCCTGCTCCGTTGAGATTCTGCGCACTGGCTCCCACGGCCGCAAGCGCCAAAATGCCTGTTGCAATAACCTTCAGTTTCACTGTTCCCCCTCGAATTTCGATGCGACAGGTTGCCTGAAGCACCTATTTAAGTGTGCGGCCAAAATGTTACGGGAAGGTTACATCCGAGTGAAAACGGCAAAAAACAAGCTAGATAGCGGCCTTGAGCGCCTTTGGAAGTCTGAAAATAAACGTGCTTCCGGCGTTCAGCTCGCTCTCGGCGTAGATCTCGCCTCCCTGCGTCTGAACGACGTAGCGTGCGATGGCGAGGCCGAGGCCAGTGCCTCCGGACTCCCGGGAGCGTGCCTTGTCCACCCGGTAGAAGCGCTCGAAGATCCGGTCGAGGTGTTCGGAAGCAATTCCCTGTCCAAAATCGCGGACACGGAACTCGACAGCTTCCACGGGCTCAGATATTTCATGTGCACTCAAAATCACCCGACTGTGCGTCTCGCCTCGCGCCTGCCCGTACTTGATGCCGTTTTCGATCAGATTGCTCAACACCTGCACGATGGAGTCCGAGTCGGCCAGTACCTCGCAGCTGGTCGTCCCACCAACCTCAAGTACCGCTTCGGCGTCTTTCACCAGACCGCTCATCGCCTGCACGGCGTCACGCACCAGCACATCGGCAGGAATCGGAGCAGGCCGCAACTTATGCTCGGAAGACTCTACCCGCGCAAGCGCCAGAAGATCTTCGGTCAATCGGCCCATCCGCGCGGCGTTCTTGAGGATGGTTGAGAGGAACTCGCGGGCCTGCGGGCTAAGGTTCGCCTCGTGATCGAGCAACGTCTCTACATATCCGCTGATCGAGGTAAGTGGCGTTCGTAGCTCGTGGGAGACGTTGGCGACGAAGTCTCGCTGCGTGCGCTCCACCTGCTCGATTCGGGTAATGTCGTGCAGCACGGCCACGGCTCCGCCGCCCGGTATCGGAGAGGCAGTGATCTCAAAGATTCGGCCGGGCACCATCGAGGTCGATCGCCGCTCGTTAACCACGTGTTTGTCGAGCGCCATTCGAACGCACTCGAGCACCTCGGGGTCGCGAATCGTCTGGACGAGCGCGTGACCCACGCGAACGGCCCCGCTGACGGAGGCCGCTGGAATGAGCCGCTGCATGCGCTGATTGGTCCACAGAATGCGTCCTGCGGGATCCACTGCAACGACCGCGTCCTGCATGCTGTCGATCATCACCTCGAGTTCCTTGCGGCTCTCCGACGAGTCGCTCAGTGCGCGCTGCACCTGGTCCGAGGTTGCTGAGATCGCCCGCGCCAAGCCATCGAAGTCGGTGTAATGAGAATCAAGCCTGCCTACGGGCCGCTCAGGAATCCCGGAGGTCGCGGTCTCCAGCAGAGTGATGTTCTGCCGCACCGATCGCGTTAGCAGAAACGCATTGATTGCGCCCCACGCAAGCACAAGGATTATGCCGAGAAGCCACCCATGAGGGGTAAACCAGACGCGCATTACGGCGACGAACGCCAGGGCGATCGTCATCCTGAGGAAGAACGAGAAAAAGAGACTGCGCGTCACGGCCGCCGTGTGCTCCTATGCGGGGACTGCCTTGGGGATCTCGAACCGGTACCCTGCCCCGCGCATTGTCTTAAGGTAGCGCGGCATCTCGGCGTCGGCCTCGATCTTCTCACGGATACGGCGAACGTAGACATCGACGGAACGTGGCGTCACGAAGCGGGCGTCGCCCCATACGGCGTCCAGCAGGTGGTCGCGGCTGAAGACCCGCCCCGGATGGCGGACAAGATAATCCAGCAGGCGAAACTCGGTGGCGGTCGTCGTCACCAGATCCCCGTTGACGCGAAGCTGCATGGCTCCGGCATCAATCTCGATATTCTCGAACTTGACGACCGAGGGGGTCGTCGGCCGCTCGAACCGGCGCAGAACAGCCTTGACGCGGGCGATCAGTTCGCGAGTGCCAAAGGGCTTGGTGATGTAGTCATCGGCCCCCATCTCGAGGCCATGCACGCGATCATTCTCCGCCGCGCGTGCGGTCAAAAAGATGATCGGCACCACGCTCAACGTGGGATTCTGCCGCAGCCTGCGGCAGAGATCGAGGCCATCGCCACCGGGAACCATGATGTCGAGCAGGAACAAATGGGGCGGATTACGCTCCGCGTCGGGGAGAATCTGACCTACAGTGAGGTAGGAACGAACGCCAAATCCAGCACTTTCCAGGTGGTACTGCACCAGGCGGGAGATGTCTGTGTCATCTTCCAGCAGAAAGATTGTCTGACTCAATTCTAAGACCTCGACGATTATGCAGCGTTACCGCTTGTAGCTTACTCTACCCCGGTTTCACAATTTGCAAACGTATGATGAATACTCCGTAACTGGGTACAAAGACCCACCTTACTACGTATACTTAGGCGTGAGAGAGGCCGTAGTCCTGCTGTACTGTGACAGAGACGCGTATGGCAAAAAGCTCGCACCTTATCCTCTGCGTGGATGACGAACTCGTCGGCCTTCGGGTGCGAAAGATGCTGCTTGAGCGCGCCGGATATCGCGTTCTAACAGCGATCGACGGGACCTCCGGTCTTGAAATCTTCAAAAACGAGCCCGTCGAAGCAGTTGTTCTCGACTACTCCATGCCTGGAATGCACGGTGGCCAGGTCGCCAGCCTCATGCGCCAGGTCAAGCCTAAAATCCCGATTCTGCTGCTGTCAGCCTATATCGGTCTGCCTGCGGAGGTCACATCCCTTGTCGATCTGTACATGACCAAGGGCGAGGGAGCTCCCATACTTTTGAATAAGTTAGCAAGCTTACTTCAACCAGCAAGTGCACCATAACGACCCGAAGAGGCGGGTGACCAGAGAGGTGAATTTAGCTCAGTTCCAACGGATTCTGGTGCAGGTCTTCCTGCTGCCGGTGGTCGTACTCCTGGTGACTGCCAGCGTTCTCTATTGGCAGATTCGCGACTCCAACGCGACGGTCAGCCTTATCCAGGAATCCGATGCCCGCATAACGCAGGTCACGCTTGTCGCAAAGCTCATCGTCGATGAGGAGTCCGGTCTGCGCGGATATGAGACGACCGCCGATCCAAGATTTCTCCAACCCTTCAGCGAGGCGGAGGGCCGTCTCGATGCCGAGTTCAAGAAGCTCGAAGCGCTTGCCGGCTCCGACCCTCTTCAAAAGAGCACCATCGAAGATCTCCGAAGCGAGCATCAGACCTGGCGCGATGCCTTCGCGCTGCCCGTCATCGCCACCGTCAAGGCAGGCGGAGTGACCAGCGATGTCGATCTGAACCTCTACGGCAAGTCTCTGATGGACCAGGTGCGGCAGGATCTTGCCTCGATCACCCAGATGGACGAGGCGCGGCGCTCCGTTCGCATCGCACAATGGCACCGCCAGGTGAGGGATGTGCTCGAGGCGTTGCTGGCCGTCGCACTTCTGCTGGGCATCCTGATTGGCATGTTCACGCGCAACCGCCTGCACGCGGTCTCGGCGGCCTACCGGACCTCGCTTGACGTTCTCAGCCGCCGGGCGGAAGAGATCTTCCAGTCCGAGCAGCGCCTGCGCACAACGCTTGCGTCCATCGGCGACGGAGTCATCACGTGCGACGCCAATGGAGCCATTCAGATGATGAACCCGGTAGCCTGCGAGATCACGGGGTGGAGCCAGTCCGAGGCTCTGGGCCGCCCCCTCGAGGACGTCTTCCAGATCATCAACGAGAGTACTCGAGAGCCGCTGGAGACTCCGGTTGCCAAGGTCAAGCGCCTGAACAGCGTCGTGGGGCTTGATAATCACACGGCGCTCATCCGCAAGGACGGTTCTGAGCTTCTCATCGCCGACAGTGGGGCTCCGATCCGCGACCAGACGGGAGCCACTATCGGCATTGTGCTCGTCTTCCGCGATATCACGCTCGAGCGCCGGACCCAGGATGCGCTGCTGGCCAACGAGAAGCTCGCAGTAGCCGGACGGCTCGCCGCCACGATCGCGCACGAGATCCACAATCCGCTTGACTCGGTCTCAAACCTTCTCTATCTCATGCGCACCGGCGTCTCCGACGAGGAGTCCAGGCAGTTTCTTGAGATGGCCGGCCATGAACTCGAGCGCGTCACCCAGATCAGCCGCGCCATGCTTGGCCTCTATCGCGAGTCGAAGGCCCCGGTCAGGGTGAACCTGAAGGACATGCTCCAGGAGATCCTGCTGCTGATGGACCACCGCTTCACCGAGCTAGGAGTCACGGTGCGCTCCGACCTTCGCTCCCCCGTCACGGTCGATGCCTTCCCTGCCGAACTGCGGCAGGTCTTCACCAACCTGATCACAAACGCCGCCGAAGCAGCCAGTCCAGGAGGGGAAGTGCGCGTTAGCGTCGCTCCACAGCCGGCCGCAACCGGCTCGGCCGGACAGAAGATGCCGCCCGGAGCGCAGATCGTCATCGCCGACAACGGCCCCGGCATCCCCGATGATGTTCGGCCGCATCTCTTCCAGCCCTTCTTCACCACCAAAGGCGAGCGCGGAACCGGACTGGGCCTCTGGGTCAGCCGCGGCATCATCAACAAGCACGGCGGGAGCATCAACCTTTCGAGCGACACCAGCGCGTCCTCCCACAGCACGACCGTGACGGTCTTCCTCGCGGTCAAGCCGACGATCAACGCAGTCGGTACCTGAGCCTAGAGAACTCGCAACAGTTCCGCCAGAATTGCCGCGGCCTGCTCGCAGGCCTTTCGATCGACGTCATAGTGGGTCACCAGCCGCACTGCGTGGGGCCCGATAGCACTGCCCAGCACGCCTCGCTGCTTCATCGACGCGCTGAAGGCCGCAGCATCGGCTGCACCGCGCAGGCGAAAGAACACGATGTTCGTCTCAACAGCATCGAGATCGATCTCCGCGTTTGGCTCAGCCGCGATCACTTCTGCCAGCAGGCGCGCGTTGGCGTGATCTTCGCCGAGCCGCTTCGGCATCTCATGCAACGCAATCAGGCCCGCCGCTGCAAGCACTCCCGCCTGGCGCATTCCACCGCCGAGTGCCTTGCGATGCACCCGCGCCTGCTCGATTGCCTTCGCGCTGCCCACCAGCATGGAGCCGACCGGCGCGCCCAGCCCCTTCGAAAGGCAGAACATCACCGTGTCGAAGCCGCGCGTCAGCTCAGCTACGCTCAGGCCAAGCGTGGTCGCGGCGTTGAAGACCCGCGCACCGTCCAGGTGCACCGGCAGACTGGCCTTGCGCGCCTCGTGCCAAATCTCCTCGAACACCGGCAGCGGCGTGACTGTGCCACCGGCCATGTTGTGGGTGTTCTCCAGACTGATCAGTCCTGTCTGCGCCCTGTAGTAGATCTTCGCGCCGATCGCAGGCCGGATATGCTCCCAGGTAAGGATGCCGCGCTCGGCCGCGACTGTTCGAGCCTGACAGCCGGAGAAGGCCGACATCATGGCCATCTCCCAGTCCAGCACATGCGACCGCGCCTCGCAGATGACCTCTTGCCCATGCTGCGTATGCAGGCGGATCGCGATCTGGTTGCCCATGGTTCCGGTCGGCACAAAGATCGCCGCCTCCTTGCCGAAGATGGCAGCGGCGTCGCGTTCAAGCTGGTTCACCGTCGGGTCTTCGCCGTACACATCGTCGCCAACCACCGCTGTGGCCATCGCCTCGCGCATGGCTGGGGTGGGACGGGTGACGGTATCGCTGCGCAGATCGATCATGCTCTTCAACTCTCCTTCTGAATCTCTAAGGTTTACGCGGGTTTACGCCGCGGCAGGAATCAGCAGCCGGCTGAAGACCTCGTTCGAGGCCATTCTTCCGCGAGCCGTCAGGCGCATGCAGTCCCGCTCGATTGCAAGCAGTCCAGCGTCACGCGCCTCAAACGCTGCGGGCATCACGGCCGTAAGGATCGCGTCGCCAAATTCCTCGCGCAGCATGTCGAGCCGGACTCCCTCCGTAAGCCGCAGCCCAAGGAAGAGCGACTCCTCGAACGCCTCTTCCCTTCCGAGATACTCGGCCTCCGGCCTGTGCGCCTGATTTCGCGGCAGCAACTCAAGCGGGCCTCTGGCTTCGCCTAAATACGAATCTAGATCGTCCGTGTTTGCAAATCGCACCGCGCCAGCGGCAGCCGGCAGCATCGAGTGCGCGTCAAGTCCGAAGCCGATGTAGGGCTGGCGCTTCCAGTACTTCAGGTTGTGCCGCGACTGGTACCCCTCGTACGCGAAGTTCGATATCTCATACTGCCGCACGCTTGCAGCATCAAGCCGCTCGCACGCCATCTCGTACCATGTCGCGACGGCGTCCTCATCCGGGACATCGGAAGCATGGTACCTGCCGCCATGAACCAACATTTCCCTGCCCAGGCGCGAGTCCTCATCGACCTCCAGCATGTAGACGCTCACGTGGGGAGCGCCGCTGGCGATCACCTGTTCGACAGAGTAACGCCAACTCTCCTCCGTCTGATGGGGCAGCCCGGCGATCAGATCGATGTTGATCTCGTTCACTCCCGCAGCCCGCAGCCGAGCGAATTCGGCCTTGCAGATCTCCTGCGTATGCAGTCGCCCGACCGACGCCGTCTCCTTGTCCACAAACGATTGCACGCCAAGGCTGGCACGGTTCATCCCCTGCCGCTGCAGCTCCTCGAGCGTCTCACCGGCAAGCTGCCCGGGGGCGCACTCAAGCGTGATCTCGGCATCCGGAGCAACCTCGAACTCGTCACGCAATGCTCGAAATATCTGTCCAACCTGGCTTGCGGACAGCAGGCTCGGCGTCCCACCGCCAAAGTAAATCGTATCGACAGGGCGAACCAGTTCTGCCCCCAGCCTCGCGGTGGCCGCTCGCGTTCCACAAACCTCGGCCTCAAGGCGATCGACATAACCCTGCAGCCGTTCAGCAGCAAACGCCCCCGAGGCGAAGTTGCAGAAAGTGCATTTCGCCCTGCAGAACGGTACAGAGATATAGACACCTAAGGGGTTGTTCATCGCGAAAAGAATGGCCACAGCTCTATTGTTTCACGGGGGGCCATGTTTCTTGTGACCGCAGCTCCGCTGGTCACGTCTAATGAGGCGAAGGGGTAGACGCACCATGTCCTCGACTCAACATCACCTTGCTTCCATTCTACTTCTTGCCCTGTCGGCGCTTCTTCCTACTGCATCCGCTCAGGCAGCGTCTTCAACACGCGTTCCGGTGGTGGTCGAGCTCTTCACCTCTGAGGGCTGCTCAAGCTGCCCACCCGCAGACGCTCTGCTGGGTCGCCTCGACCGCGAACAGCCTGTGAACACGGCCGACATCATCGTCTTGGAAGAGCACGTAGATTATTGGGATCAGGGCGGCTGGCGTGACCGCTTCTCTTCCTCCCAGTTCACTGAACGCCAGAACAACTACCTGCCCCGTCTCAGATTCGAGGAGCCCTATACTCCTCAGATGGTCGTCGACGGCTCGGCGCAGTTCGTCGGCAGCGATGGCCGGAAGGCCCTCTACGCGATTTCGCAGGCCGCACAGACGCCCAAGATCACGCTGACTCTAGCTAATCCGATCATCGAAGGGAGGAACATCAGCAGCTCGGTCTCGACTGCCTCTTCGGGTTCGCTCCCTAAAGGCGACCTCTACGCCGCCATCGTCCAGTCCGCAGCGTCAACGAACGTCGGCGGCGGCGAGAACGGCGGACGTCACCTCGAACACGTCGGCATCGTCCGTTCGATGCAGCGCATCGGGAAGGTTCAGGACCTCAGTTCCGGTCCCGTGAAGTTTACCCTCAGCGCTCCAGCGGACGCTCCAGCCGCCAACCTGCGCGTCGTCGTCTTCGCTCAGAGCTCCGGCCAGGGCGCCATTCAGGGAGCAGCGACCGTCAAGGCCGGGCACTGATCCCACAAAAGTTCCATGATTTGCTAGCAGATCGCAGAATCCACCTCTCGACGCCGAACATCTAGAATGGTGAGAGATGGCCGACTCGGACAAAGCCAGGAAACCGCGGAAGGAACCCGCGAAGAAACCGCCGCAGGACGATGAGGTCATGGGCAAGGCCTACGACGGCCGCCTCATGCGCCGTCTGCTTACCTATCTGCGGCCTTACACGCTGCAGACAGGCCTTTCTACACTCGCCATTCT
The Edaphobacter bradus genome window above contains:
- the pstB gene encoding phosphate ABC transporter ATP-binding protein PstB; the encoded protein is MGVGILVQDLNAWYGTNHTLQDINLHIPANHATALIGPSGCGKSTFVRCLNRMHETNPIARAEGTVKMGEVDIYRDASPVEIRRRVGMVFQRPNPFPTMSIYDNVVSGLKLNGFRNRRVLDETVERSLKQAALWEEVKDDLKKKSGASLSGGQQQRMCIARALAVDPEVLLMDEPASALDPVSTSKIEDLIFQLKSQYTIVIVTHNMQQAARVAENTGFFLNGKLVEFDSTHKIFTNPRDKRTEDYITGRFG
- the pstA gene encoding phosphate ABC transporter permease PstA: MSTQPIASQPLGLPRKPSRTNAVRRTAANYIVSGLAILATLLVLAPLAAILFYLVYKGARSLNLAFFTHVPAPVGEEGGGMANAIVGSGIILILASFFGIPIGIAAGVYLAEFGGGKMLGNAVRFTADVLNGVPSIVMGISIYSLVVIQQKHFSALAGGIALGIMMIPTVTRTTEEMLATVPHAIREAALGLGVPKWRTILSVSLRTASPGIITGCMLAFARVAGETAPLLFTALGNQFWSVKLNQPIAALPLQIFAYATGPYDEWHRLAWAGALVLIALIMVSVTLVRIYANRGVLKGGS
- a CDS encoding sensor histidine kinase gives rise to the protein MTRSLFFSFFLRMTIALAFVAVMRVWFTPHGWLLGIILVLAWGAINAFLLTRSVRQNITLLETATSGIPERPVGRLDSHYTDFDGLARAISATSDQVQRALSDSSESRKELEVMIDSMQDAVVAVDPAGRILWTNQRMQRLIPAASVSGAVRVGHALVQTIRDPEVLECVRMALDKHVVNERRSTSMVPGRIFEITASPIPGGGAVAVLHDITRIEQVERTQRDFVANVSHELRTPLTSISGYVETLLDHEANLSPQAREFLSTILKNAARMGRLTEDLLALARVESSEHKLRPAPIPADVLVRDAVQAMSGLVKDAEAVLEVGGTTSCEVLADSDSIVQVLSNLIENGIKYGQARGETHSRVILSAHEISEPVEAVEFRVRDFGQGIASEHLDRIFERFYRVDKARSRESGGTGLGLAIARYVVQTQGGEIYAESELNAGSTFIFRLPKALKAAI
- the pstC gene encoding phosphate ABC transporter permease subunit PstC; this translates as MTTEREPGSLLPMPPAISQPAAAPPPDDAAPSVIRSFLNQRGSGRAADNSFAALMLLCACSIFLIVLFIFVILILRSHLSLAQFGWKFFTRQAWDPVSGDFGALPFIYGTLVTSLLALLMAVPLALGVAIFLTELCPRPLRGPISFLTELLAAIPSVVYGLWAVFILVPLMRDVVGPFLYKTLGWTGFFEGSNFGVGILTAGIILAIMILPIISSLTRDIMTAVPNSQREAALALGATKWEMIRIGVLRNSRIGIVGAVMLGLGRALGETMAVTMVIGNHAEINKSLFAPGNTLASVIAGEFSEATGDLYLSALIEIGLALFLVTIVVNAIARLMVWAVTRGAPSRVA
- a CDS encoding ATP-binding protein, coding for MNLAQFQRILVQVFLLPVVVLLVTASVLYWQIRDSNATVSLIQESDARITQVTLVAKLIVDEESGLRGYETTADPRFLQPFSEAEGRLDAEFKKLEALAGSDPLQKSTIEDLRSEHQTWRDAFALPVIATVKAGGVTSDVDLNLYGKSLMDQVRQDLASITQMDEARRSVRIAQWHRQVRDVLEALLAVALLLGILIGMFTRNRLHAVSAAYRTSLDVLSRRAEEIFQSEQRLRTTLASIGDGVITCDANGAIQMMNPVACEITGWSQSEALGRPLEDVFQIINESTREPLETPVAKVKRLNSVVGLDNHTALIRKDGSELLIADSGAPIRDQTGATIGIVLVFRDITLERRTQDALLANEKLAVAGRLAATIAHEIHNPLDSVSNLLYLMRTGVSDEESRQFLEMAGHELERVTQISRAMLGLYRESKAPVRVNLKDMLQEILLLMDHRFTELGVTVRSDLRSPVTVDAFPAELRQVFTNLITNAAEAASPGGEVRVSVAPQPAATGSAGQKMPPGAQIVIADNGPGIPDDVRPHLFQPFFTTKGERGTGLGLWVSRGIINKHGGSINLSSDTSASSHSTTVTVFLAVKPTINAVGT
- the ltaE gene encoding low-specificity L-threonine aldolase is translated as MIDLRSDTVTRPTPAMREAMATAVVGDDVYGEDPTVNQLERDAAAIFGKEAAIFVPTGTMGNQIAIRLHTQHGQEVICEARSHVLDWEMAMMSAFSGCQARTVAAERGILTWEHIRPAIGAKIYYRAQTGLISLENTHNMAGGTVTPLPVFEEIWHEARKASLPVHLDGARVFNAATTLGLSVAELTRGFDTVMFCLSKGLGAPVGSMLVGSAKAIEQARVHRKALGGGMRQAGVLAAAGLIALHEMPKRLGEDHANARLLAEVIAAEPNAEIDLDAVETNIVFFRLRGAADAAAFSASMKQRGVLGSAIGPHAVRLVTHYDVDRKACEQAAAILAELLRVL
- the hemW gene encoding radical SAM family heme chaperone HemW — translated: MAILFAMNNPLGVYISVPFCRAKCTFCNFASGAFAAERLQGYVDRLEAEVCGTRAATARLGAELVRPVDTIYFGGGTPSLLSASQVGQIFRALRDEFEVAPDAEITLECAPGQLAGETLEELQRQGMNRASLGVQSFVDKETASVGRLHTQEICKAEFARLRAAGVNEINIDLIAGLPHQTEESWRYSVEQVIASGAPHVSVYMLEVDEDSRLGREMLVHGGRYHASDVPDEDAVATWYEMACERLDAASVRQYEISNFAYEGYQSRHNLKYWKRQPYIGFGLDAHSMLPAAAGAVRFANTDDLDSYLGEARGPLELLPRNQAHRPEAEYLGREEAFEESLFLGLRLTEGVRLDMLREEFGDAILTAVMPAAFEARDAGLLAIERDCMRLTARGRMASNEVFSRLLIPAAA
- the pstS gene encoding phosphate ABC transporter substrate-binding protein PstS, with protein sequence MKLKVIATGILALAAVGASAQNLNGAGATFPYPIYSKWFTEYSQQHPDVKLNYQPIGSGGGIRQVSEGTVDFGATDGPMNDQQIADGKVKVQHIPTVLGAVVPVYNVPGVNKDLNFSGDVIADIYLGKISKWNDSRIAKDNPGVSLPDKPILPIYRSEGSGTTYIFTDFLSKVSPDWNSRVGKSTSVKWQAGIGQKGNEGVAGMVRQTPYSFGYVELIYALQNKMAFGAVKNAAGKFVKASTDGVTAAAAASAKAMPADYRVSITNAPGATSYPISSFTWLLIPTHGDAAKTKTLTAFLTWMLDRGESEASSLSYAPLPKQVQDMVRKTVSQIK
- a CDS encoding winged helix-turn-helix domain-containing protein; translated protein: MSQTIFLLEDDTDISRLVQYHLESAGFGVRSYLTVGQILPDAERNPPHLFLLDIMVPGGDGLDLCRRLRQNPTLSVVPIIFLTARAAENDRVHGLEMGADDYITKPFGTRELIARVKAVLRRFERPTTPSVVKFENIEIDAGAMQLRVNGDLVTTTATEFRLLDYLVRHPGRVFSRDHLLDAVWGDARFVTPRSVDVYVRRIREKIEADAEMPRYLKTMRGAGYRFEIPKAVPA
- a CDS encoding DUF1223 domain-containing protein, whose amino-acid sequence is MSSTQHHLASILLLALSALLPTASAQAASSTRVPVVVELFTSEGCSSCPPADALLGRLDREQPVNTADIIVLEEHVDYWDQGGWRDRFSSSQFTERQNNYLPRLRFEEPYTPQMVVDGSAQFVGSDGRKALYAISQAAQTPKITLTLANPIIEGRNISSSVSTASSGSLPKGDLYAAIVQSAASTNVGGGENGGRHLEHVGIVRSMQRIGKVQDLSSGPVKFTLSAPADAPAANLRVVVFAQSSGQGAIQGAATVKAGH
- a CDS encoding response regulator; amino-acid sequence: MAKSSHLILCVDDELVGLRVRKMLLERAGYRVLTAIDGTSGLEIFKNEPVEAVVLDYSMPGMHGGQVASLMRQVKPKIPILLLSAYIGLPAEVTSLVDLYMTKGEGAPILLNKLASLLQPASAP